One Carya illinoinensis cultivar Pawnee chromosome 5, C.illinoinensisPawnee_v1, whole genome shotgun sequence genomic window, aataaacttagtactgaaaaattctaaatattcaattaagcctagtggtgtagactataatgtattttgacacttttaactatctcaaataattaaaatcgcatttctggcaccatagtgagtgataacactaactatgttgacaggctaaaatttatgcgattagtcgattcgtgtaaacttacagagttttcacgaggttcctaaagtcaatagaaattccttaattgaatttctagcgggctgttacacatatggccctaacagtcattgtatgatttcttctaataggacaagtatgataattatgaccatttctattacagaaattgtaaatagcatgtgacatatatgaagaacttgaatgattataataatatctttttttttttgacaaaattatttttatgaaaagaattttgattattggtctttgatatagaaggattatcaaagaaatttttataagatttgtatttttgttttggcatatatcccaagcctgacttgtcaaaaacacatctttgactaccaagaagtttttcaaaatttctttttccattcgtaaagttttcaacaatattttctaaatcggttttctttttattcaattcaaaattttcatctttcaaaatgatattttcttttcttaaaatatcaacttcatttgttaaagaaaaatttttctttttcaaagcagtatatttgatacccaatttttcaaattcctcataaacctcttctaaaacattttgcaattcttcatatgaaggattttcaatattatcaagatttgttacctcaaagtcatctttagccataagacaaagatttgctgattcttcattgcttgcttcactatctgagctacttgaatcatcatcccatatatctttcattgctttcttgcccttgtttcgatctttctttagcagaggacaatctgacttgatatgaccagatttattgcatttataacaaattaaagtgtcatttttacctgaatctttcttggaaaactttttgaaggatttcctcggaggagttctatttttcttcaagaacctctgaattcttcttattatcatcgcaacttcttcatctttatcttcattttcctcatcttcatcactttcactttcatgaggaacagctttaagtgctaaactcttctttggcttttcttcttcttctcctcttttcaatgtgtactaatgggtgataagtgacccgatgagttcattgacttcgagcttcttgaggtctctagcttcaagaatcgctataattttttattcccaacgttttggtaaagagttgagaatttttcttactatctccaccttggaataaactttgccaagagctgttaaactgtttatgatgttagtaaaacgagtgtgcatactagaaatagattcatcatcacccatcttaaacattttatattcatgagtaagaatataaatttttgattccttgacttgcgaagttccttcataagttacttctaagttatcccaaatttcctttgccgtagcgcaattcattattctattaaactcattttcattaagagcattatataataaattcatagcagttaaatttaaagtataaagtctatcgtcttcacgatcaaactcttattcttcctttttgacctttactccatcaaccacttttgttggaatataaggtccatttacaatacattttcatatttctctaccttgagtttgaagaaatattctcattctaactttccagaatgagtaattatccccacaaaagagtggaggccgactgctagattgaccttcactaaatgaagctgcaatgttagccataagatcttaacttaaaagatagttaatcttataatagagctcttagctctgataccaattattgcccagatgactaacacaagagggggtgtgaattgagttgtattaaaaaaataacaattataaatcaaatatataatataaaatataaacaaaatatgaaataacaataaatataaagagtaagggtaagagagaagcaaactcagtatgttaacgaggttcggccccactgcctacgtcctcgcctcaagctaccccttgaggattcccaaattcactattgaacctccttcaggtggagatagaaacgtattacacctttgaacaacactgctacaaaggatccgtgtagaacaccctctacacttgcaatcaccttacacgtggtgattcaactattccccgtgtagaatactttctacacgcacaagggttatacacaccctttttctgatacaaaagctgatagtgggtaggttatcagaaaacactcctcaataagtgaaataagaacaatacagcgtaaactatatctctcaaaatgaacaatgattaaggctcaatgcttagaaaaaagagaatgaaagctttgaatgaatgttgtatgctcttggtgttgtaaatgtgaagctctcaaatgatccatttataggcatatgagacttcatattcaaatttaaaaagattcacatgtcaaagacaacatcattcactttttcaaaaaattcaaataaaggttcttctttttcaattgtcaaagacaacatcatttactttttcaaaaaaatcaaacctaatcttttacttttggcatatgaaaaaatgagcacactttccttttcaaaaaattcaaacctaatcttttactttttatatatgacaaaatgagcacactttacttttcaaatttttcaaacaaaatcatctaccttttgtataagtctaaaaaagcatcaatcacttttgaaaatattcaaataaaacatgcacatgtgaaagatgacaatcaatcatctttaatattttcaaagttcaaccctttaatcaaggcagcacatgcaaaagatgacaatcaatcatctttcaaaattttcaaatttaattttcaaaaatattcatgcacatgtggaaaatgtattttaatgctttatgataaaatattaattttgagcattaatcctaatttcgaattttaagagatttacaacattactctatgactttaatgtgaacttgtttccttcttgctcatacttggttctttgatgtgcttgattccattgtgtgaacaacttgaacttgaaactcctttattctttgaattcatttgttatcatcaaaatctatgtatagatttataatcacatgaaacttgaaaccttagatTCAACACTTACTAAAAGCAATGAAAGGTTCAAAAGTAGCAAGAACTTTAGGTTAAAACTTTCTGACTACTTTTTTTAGCTTCCCTATTGTGGGCATATTACCAATCCCACATATATTCCAGACTAGTGTTCTTGGGATCATGTAGAATCAGTTAATATAGTACCATCAActaggaaaaaatatatatttttttctattttccttttttcttaatAGCTTGGGCGTgcttttcaaaatctaatatgTATCCCTCCCTTAtgagagcttttttttttttttttttaaacaataccTCAGGTATTTCATTCATGAATCTTCACTATTACAGAGTTTTTCTGTAACCAAACTGCTGCCAATAAAATCTGGCATCTCTTCTATTCACACAGTCTTTTCTAACAGACTTAATGCTTTTTTGGCTAAACAATGAGCCACTGTATTACTTTCTCTAAATGTAAACTGTAAATGCCAATCAGCATtcctattaaaataaaacttaatatCTTCTATCAAAGACCCGAAATCAGACATCTCCTCTTCATCCTTTTGTACAACCATGATGACATTCTTGGCATCACCTTCAAAAGTTGCATCATGAATATACAGCTCAGAACACAACTCCACAGCCAATCTCAAACCATAGCATTCAGCCACCACAGGATTTTCAACATTTCTTATCTGATCACAAACAGCAACCATTCCCTCTCCCTCATTATCTCTAATTATAATGCCCACTCTCATTCTTCTACCTTTAGTGTCTAGAGAtgcatcccaatttactttGACAAACTGGTTTTTTCCATGTTGATAGCTCCCTTGCCTCACTTTGCTCTTGTTTATGATTGTTTTGAAAGGATTGGGCTTTCTTAAACTCCAGGAGAGAGTCAGTAGCTGTTCTCATAACCATTTTTGGACATAAAGTTTTCTTTTCAAAGATAAATGCATTCCTTCTCATCCACACTTTCCTAAACAATACTGCCATCAGTTCCAATTCATCTATGTTCAGTTTCTGCATAAGGCTCTCCCACAACTTCAGGAAGTCAGTCTCAGTTCTATTCCACTTCTGTACCCTACTGCCATCTTCTGTCCATATATCATTTGCAGCATAACATTCCCACAGCACGTGCATATTTGTTTCCACCTCCCTGCTGCATAAAGGGCAACTGTTCTCATCTACCACCTTTCTTTTGAACAAGTTATCTTTTGTAGGCAACAGATTGTTACCAGCCTTCCATAGGAAAAATTTTGTTGCATTTGGCACTGTGAGATTCCATATACTTCTCCAACTTTCATCTTTTTGTACCTCCCTTGAGCATTCACCAACTCTCCTCCTTATTCTTTCCCTTTGCAAGAAATAGGCACTGCCAACTGTGAAAACTCCCTTTTTTGAGGGACTCCATATCACTTTATCATGTGCAAAGCCTTTGCTCAGAGGTATTTTCAGAATTTGAATGGCTTCCTCGTGTTTGAAGATAGCTTTGATTTTGGCTTCATCCCACTCTTCGTTTTGCTTGTTAATCAGCTCCTCTACTTTGGCATCTTCCTGCAAAATAGAAACTGGTGACTGTATAGTATAGGATGAAGGACATGGTAACCACTTTGAACCCCATATGTTTATTTTACTGCCATCTCCTACTCTCCACCTTATACCTTCTTTTACAAGAGCTCTAGCATTCCAGAAACTTCTCCAAATAGATGATGGTTTTGAGCCCAAGTTAGCCTCTAAGAAGCTTGAATGCCTGTAATATTTGTCTTTGAAAACCACAGCTGCCAAGGAAGATGGGCTTTTTAGTAGTCTCTATCCCTGCTTTGCAAGTAGGGCCATATTAAACATCTCCAAATCCCTAAATCCTAAGCCTCATTTCCCCTTCTGATCCCCCAACTTCTCCCATTTCCTCCAATGAATACATTTTCCTTCCTGCTGTTTACCCCACCAGAATCTTGAATACAGCATGTTAATCTCTTGACATAGCTTCTTTGGGAGTTGAAAGACTGACATAGTGTATGTAGGGATAGCCTGTAGTACTGCTTTGATCATGATTTCTTTCCCAGCTTGGGATAAGAAATTGTTCTTCCAGCTTGTAATCTTTTTCCatatcatttcctttaaaattCTGAAAGTTTTAAAGCTTGATCTACCAATCATAGTAGGGAGGCCAAGGTATTTATCATAATTGCCACAAACCAGTGAGTTGCTAGCCTCCTTAATCATCTTTTTGTTCTCCTCCTTTGTATTGCTACTAAAGAAAATAgagttcttttctttgtttaaaaattGACCCGAGGCCCTCTCATACTTCTTTAAAACTTCTTGTAAGTTAAACCAGTCAGCTAACTTGGCTCTACCAAAAAGAAtgcaatcatctgcaaacagcAAATGATTGATACTTATACTCCCTCGTGCCACTTGTACTCCTTTTGTTAGCTTCTGGATCTCATAGCCATTCAAGAGATTGCTCAAGCCTTCAGCACATAGGATAAAAAGATAGGGTGACAAagggtcaccttgtctcaacCCCCTCCCTGGCCAAAACTTAAGCCCTGGTTGCCCATTAATCAATACTGAAAAAGATACAGTTCTTACACAACTCATAATCAACTTCACCCATCTTTCACGAAACCCCAGCTTAGTCATTACAGCTTCTAACAAAACCCACTCCACACGGTCATATGCTTTTGACATGTCCAACTTTATGGCCATGCTTCCCACCCTCCCTTTCTTCCTAGATTTCATGGAATGCAGTAGCTCATAGGCCACCATTATGTTATCAATTATCAATCTTCCAGGTAAGAAAGCACTCTGTGTTGGGGAGATTATAGCTGAAAGGGTTTTTTTGAACCTATTGGATATAGTTTTGGAAACTATTTTATACATCACATTACACAAGGCTATTGGTCTGTACTCACTAGCTTTTTTTGGCTCTTTACATTTAGGAATTAAGGCTATGTGAGTATAATTGAGGGCAGGGTCCATAGGTTTACCATTTAAAAATGACAAAGCAGTGCTACATACCTCCTCTGAAACAATCTTCCAATGGTTCTGATAAAAACATGGTCCAAAGCCATCTGGACCCGGGGCTTTTAGAGGGGTCATTTGCTTTAAAGCTTTTTCAACCTCCATCCTAGAGAAAGGCTTCAACAAGTAGTCATTCATCTCTGATGAAACTCTTTTCCCCAGACCCCTCAAACATTCCTCAATATCTGTACAGCTTGGTTCTGAGGATAGGAACAGATTCTGAAAATAGCCTTGAAATGTTTCTTCTACTTCCTTGTAACCTTCCCTTTTTCTATTACCCTCATCATACACTGAACCTATgtagttttttcttcttttttcattggCACATGCATGgaaatattttgaattcttATCACCATACCTGTACCAATTGCATTTTGCCCTTTGCTTCCATCTCAGGTTCTCTTTTTCAAGTAACAGGTTCAAatcttcttttacttttttaatctcaccaatattatatctattttctttattttgcaacctttgtaacatttttgttttttcttcaatctcCTTATCTcccctttgccttttcttttgaCTCCACTTGTGTAAAGCTTCCCCACTCTTCTGTAATAGAGTCACCACAGAACTGACCTGCCTTCCTccaccttcttttttcttccataACTCTTTTAAAACCTTCTCACAATCTTCTTCCAGTGCCCAACTAGCTTCATACTTGaatcctctctttctctcctaaCTTCTTTTTTGCTGTTTCAGAATATGCATCAATAAGGGTTTGTGGTATGAGGTTCTGGCTGCCAAGACCTCCACCCATGATTCCTTATATGCCTTAATCCAAGCAGGATTAGCTACTGCGCTGTCCAATCTTTCCTTTGTGAAAGACTCACCTTGATGGGAGTTACTCCAAGTAAACTTTTCCCCTTACCAACCAAGATCACATAGATTGCCCTCATGCATAACCTCCCTGAATTTTTTCATTTGGCCTTCTGGCCTTTCATTCCCTCCCCATTTTTCATCATTAGTGAGgatctcatt contains:
- the LOC122310106 gene encoding uncharacterized protein LOC122310106, whose protein sequence is MVTSGIITYLEVDNTRESKDEDQNLPKEIEPYYEEEKRWLLTCFYGDPKTVKRQESWNLLKSFKPHYETGWCIVGDFNEILTNDEKWGGNERPEGQMKKFREVMHEGNLCDLGWYGDKNSKYFHACANEKRRKNYIGSVYDEGNRKREGYKEVEETFQGYFQNLFLSSEPSCTDIEECLRGLGKRVSSEMNDYLLKPFSRMEVEKALKQMTPLKAPGPDGFGPCFYQNHWKIVSEEVCSTALSFLNGKPMDPALNYTHIALIPKCKEPKKASEYRPIALCNVMYKIVSKTISNRFKKTLSAIISPTQSAFLPGRLIIDNIMVAYELLHSMKSRKKGRVGSMAIKLDMSKAYDRVEWVLLEAVMTKLGFRERWVKLIMSCVRTVSFSVLINGQPGLKFWPGRGLRQGDPLSPYLFILCAEGLSNLLNGYEIQKLTKGVQVARGSISINHLLFADDCILFGRAKLADWFNLQEVLKKYERASGQFLNKEKNSIFFSSNTKEENKKMIKEASNSLVCGNYDKYLGLPTMIGRSSFKTFRILKEMIWKKITSWKNNFLSQAGKEIMIKAVLQAIPTYTMSVFQLPKKLCQEINMLYSRFWWGKQQEGKSVVFKDKYYRHSSFLEANLGSKPSSIWRSFWNARALVKEGIRWRVGDGSKINIWGSKWLPCPSSYTIQSPVSILQEDAKVEELINKQNEEWDEAKIKAIFKHEEAIQILKIPLSKGFAHDKVIWSPSKKGVFTVGSAYFLQRERIRRRVGECSREVQKDESWRSIWNLTVPNATKFFLWKAGNNLLPTKDNLFKRKVVDENSCPLCSREVETNMHVLWECYAANDIWTEDGSRVQKWNRTETDFLKLWESLMQKLNIDELELMALLTLSWSLRKPNPFKTIINKSKVRQGSYQHGKNQFVKVNWDASLDTKGRRMRVGIIIRDNEGEGMVAVCDQIRNVENPVVAECYGLRLAVELCSELYIHDATFEGDAKNVIMVVQKDEEEMSDFGSLIEDIKFYFNRNADWHLQFTFRESNTVAHCLAKKALSLLEKTV